From the Gadus chalcogrammus isolate NIFS_2021 chromosome 15, NIFS_Gcha_1.0, whole genome shotgun sequence genome, one window contains:
- the LOC130405109 gene encoding uncharacterized protein LOC130405109: MVIMVYLSSPLIRRHLVTDSGERLQPEGLQQERLQPEGLHQEGLHQEGEMVRTPGVLEAEEEALEEFASTSGLSALNQGHTSPTHMETNTEPGVKALGTVTARLPPRPDRTSKKSLKQMVIVLYLSCPLLGRHLYKDSGDLEMPADHGNQHVVVRQHPIDAVIVDPQPGSTGSHRPARCSRDRGETFCLYGLYRTCGPPEQLGNLGHA, translated from the exons ATGGTAATCATGGTTTACCTAAGCAGCCCTCTGATCAGGAGACACCTGGTAACAGACAGCGGTGAGAGACTCCAACCAGAGGGACTCCAACAGGAGAGACTCCAACCAGAGGGTCTCCACCAGGAGGGTCTCCACcaggagggtgag ATGGTGAGGACACCGGGGGTcttggaggctgaggaggaggcgtTAGAAGAGTTTGCGTCCACCTCAGGGCTGTCAGCCCTGAACCAAGGCCACACCTCCCCTACACACATG GAAACCAACACCGAGCCTGGGGTGAAGGCCTTAGGGACTGTGACAGCCAGGCTACCTCCGAGACCAGACAGGACATCCAAGAAGAGCCTGAAACAAATGGTCATTGTCCTCTACCTAAGCTGTCCTTTGTTGGGCAGACACCTGTACAAAGACAGCGGTGACCTGGAGATGCCAGCTGACCACGGCAACCAGCACGTTGTCGTCCGTCAACATCCCATTGACGCCGTGATTGTCGATCCTCAACCAGGATCAACAGGCAGCCACCGCCCTGCCAGGTGTAGTAGAGATCGAGGAGAAACCTTTTGTCTTTATGGGCTGTACAGAACCTGTGGCCCCCCCGAACAACTCGGAAATCTCGGACATGCATGA